The segment GTCAATCAATTACTTGGTCCTTACTTGTGTAGTGATAGGTATTTTGCTGACACACAGCCAAACTACCGCTCGAACAACGGCCTCCTGTGGCACCACAGTGGCAGGGATCAGACACTTCAGCACCCGGACACATGGACTAGATCCTACACAGAGCAGAccacaaaaagaaaaaccctTATACAGAGAGAACAAAAGTGAGACTGGCTGCTAAAATACTAGATTATTAAGAGACACCACCTACTTAACACAGGTGTTTCAGGCCATGAGGCCATACAATTCATGTACCTTGTGTTTGAAACATATGAAAACTATGTGTTCACATCATACTGATAATTACACATCACACCTACTGCATAAGCAATGTTTACCTCCAACATTCTTGTGAACTGGTCAATGAAACTATGCAAAGGTAGGCTGCATGGCTTTTACAGTGGCTTTTGTGCGGTCCAAACACAACAgtattatattttaaaatgactACCAGATattattgcatttcattttgataAGAAACTTCTGTACTGAGCCAATTATCATATCAGTGGCCTACAAATAGGGGCCCAATCCCATGGTTGGAAAAGCCAAATTTAACACATATCCAGCCCACAGTTGCTGAGATGTGACTATCTTACCCATACGAAGGCTCATGGCAAACTCCAGCATAATAGAGATGGCTTCTGGGGGAAGTCCTTTACTGTATGCCACTCTCTCCACCAGCACCAGGTTCCTCTCCACCTCATCATTCCCAGTACACGGAGTGCCTGCTTCaactggaggagggagaggggaacaGAAAAGGTGCAACAGAAAAGGTTCAGTTACACAGCTGACCAATacaacaaagaaacaacaaaaaacaagttaAGATGTCAAAACGAGCTAGCTTAAGTAtagagtttgtttgtttgttatttctGCTAAAGTTGATGTTTGGTCAAGTGACAGCAGACCAGACTGTCTTACTTACTTGGCTCTATTTACTGAGCCAAACTAAAGCATTCCTGCCACGAATCCTGGTTTGATGtcgccagctagctagctagctagctaaaccaGCGTAGCAGTTGAGAAGTTcactgggaaaaaaatggaTGGTAAATTTGGCAACGTTAGGTAACTTATTGGTAACGCTATGCCCCATATTCaaaaagaaagttttttttctggCCATGcctattttctgtctttctattttCCTTGTTGTAAATACTAGATAGTAACGCTGGTTACGCCAACGTTAGCCAGTTAGCGTTGCCGTTGCTGGGTGTGTTGTGAGCCGTGCCTACCGTCTGAAAAGTACTTCAGCGCAAGAACAAACGGATCTTCCGCCtcgttttttcttctttctttctctgcgaCTCTCAAACTTCTGTTACTGCTCCGAATAGAGACAGATTGGTCGCTTGTAGACAACGAGTCTAAATCCGGCGGCCCCGACAGGTTTAGCGTTGTTGCCATTGCTACATtgctaaaaacaaataaatatttgtttctCTCAGCCTTCAGCCATTCAAATAAAACTCAAATCTTCCGCGCGACCGTTTGCCGTGCGCTTGCGCAGTATACTCCATCCGCTAGCCTGCTTCCTGGTTGTTGTAGTCCATCCCATTCTCACCTCAACCGCCTACAACTTCACTCTCCTTTGGAATACTACTGCAAAGTCTTGCaatagtggtaaataaaaaaggtgggtaaactattaTCTCTAGCCGGTGATCATCAGTCGAACAATTACCAATATAACACAAATCAATTATATGTACTGTAAGGCACGTATTTTCCCCTATAATACCATATCATATAACTACATTAGTTTCATGCTATTACTATGATATGAGTAATGAGGTGGTTAGACTTGGTTTACAGCCCTGACTGTAAATCCAagttcatttcacaaaatgcaaTCTAAAACTGTTGTAAAATGTGTAATATAAAATGTTGATAACATAAATAACACATCTAGCCACTGTTAGGGCATGGTGGAGAGCACTGCATTTTAGGCTGTGCAGTTTATTGGCTTGTTATGAAGTAGTTACCTTAACAGGGATTGATGTACACATTGTTATATATgagacaacaaaaaaacacaatgttaaAACCCATATTGTTGGACAGTTGTGTTATTTGAATTGGCATTAAGTGTGCAGTACGGTTGAATGAaatcaaaaaacacaaataaacaacatttaGTTCATCTCACCTCCAattctttattttaattataTCATTTACTTTTACAGAAATATTGTGAAAAGACTAACTGACATGATTTTCAACTGAGATTGCATCCAAAAAGCTAAATTTGAATAGGAATCCTTTTCATAGCTtcaatgagaaaattaaaacaaatcaaacagatAAGCGAAAGACTTAAGTGACAGTGAATGAACATAAGACTTTAACTGTGAACAGCAAAAGTCAAAATCCAGTTTCTTTAACAAGCAAAGAGACTTTTCATTGGGTTTTGCTCTGGAAACATGTAACCTAGTATCAGACACCTGATGCAGCACCTGCTGTCCTTTCCAACTAAACAACTTCAAGGTGATACTTGAAGCTGAAATGAGAAGGAGGATTTTCAGCTTATTTTTCTTTAGGAAAAGGGATTTCATGCATATAGGTattggaaaaaaagaacaactaggatttatatattttttctaaaaTAGGCCTTCTGCTAAAAAAATGATGTGGATATTCAATAAATGCGAGATGATGTATAATCAGTCCATAAATCTTCCAACAGTACTCATTTTGGTTTATAATGTATACTTTAGCTCAAATGAAACATGCTTGAACTATTGTAAAATAATACAATTCATAAATTATCAGTTTCCCCTACCTACgatataaaaaaacaagttaGAAAAACAGGCTACAAATATTCATTcatgaaaaacaacagcattCTCAAATCAACTTGTAGCCTAAAGGAAATTCATatgaaagtaaaaacaaaaacacatacatatggTATACGGTAACACATTGTATTGGTGGAATAAATATGGAcaacaaaaaagggaaaatggaTGACTAGTGTGACAATGAGCCGAGCTCATTACAGTTTTCACAGGTATGATTGTCCACAGTTTTGTATCGGATGTATGGAACAAGAGTTTTCAGTTTCACAATAACAGTGCAGAGGAGTAGGTGAGAGTAACCAGTCAGCCAACAGGATAGGACAGGGGATGTGTGTGAGGGGCATCATTATCGGTAGTGACTGCTTCCTTCAAAATTTGAATTACTACAATCCATAGAAGAGGCGCAAGGCTCCCTTCGCTGCAGCCCGGACCAAAGGGGAACCGGAGCTTAGGACTGCTTGACCTTGTTCTTCTCCTGGTCGTTGATGTGCTgttcctccctgctctcctccctctccggCCGGTCCTCACTCTGGCGGGCGATGAGCAGTCGGCAGGTGAGCAGAATACCGAAGACTAGAGCGTGGGCGTATCGTTTCAGAGGGTCTCCTACTAGCTGGTGGAAGAAGAGGACGGCCAGcatgaccagcagcagcagaaagttGGCCACATCCTTCGGCCTGCCGGGCACCAGGGTGAGAACCACACCGCAGCCCACCTCCAGGGAGCCGATGATCTTACGGAGCAGGACCGAGCTGATGCCGATCTTTTTCAGGCCTGGCAACGCCTTGGCGTAGCTCTTGTATGCCCTTttctgaaaaacacagaacagagacATCATTTCAGTTAATCCTAAAAGACTCAACAACTCCTTCAGGCAGTAGAAACTTCTACTGGGAGTCTTTTAGTGAGATGGATTAAGGACCAAGTGTGCATTAGAGGTTCACATCCTCAAGTCAAGCAGTGTTTCTCCACTAAAATGCTTTGATTTCCTCACTGTAATGAGTCTGGAAATGTGTGCCTATCGCTTTAATTGCAGGCCTGCAGTTGGGCCTTATCTGAAGAAAACCCCATAATCTTATAAAATGAAGCTGAACGACACTAAGCAATTATTCTCAATGCATATTCAGTTGGATTTAATGTGAAGTCTACACGCATGGCAGCTACTACCTTACACACAGCAGTTCAACATCAGCACCAGCAGGTGCATCACACAGAATTTGCTCGAATGCGCCGCCATTGCTCTTTGGCTATTAAATTACTCTCCACATGAATTGACAGCGAGTACTAcaacacatattcacatatagATGAATATTTGCTAACTGATGATTGTTGGGCCCGTTCTTTGCTGCAAGTAGGCCAATGCTAAATTATCTATATGCTGTAACACATTTATAAAGGAATAGAGACGCATGCATTCATGCATTCTTACTTCAGTGTTTATTGGCTGTTGACTGAAATTATATCTCTAATCGTTTCATGAATACGTTGCAGGCCTGCTGACAATATCGACATCCTTTAAGGTTTATTATCTTTAAGCATATAGCCTTTATGCTAACTGTATTATATACAGGGAATGCAGCAGGTCTTAGAGGGATGCTTGAGAGAATATTCCGCTGGGAAAGGCTTGGCGATAGATGTGATGATGTCTAAATATACGATGCATTCATATTCAGTATCTTGGACAAATTTAGGTCAGCATCCCAGCACATTATTCGAGCTTGAGAGCCTTTCGCATCTGCACCCAACACAGAACAATGGCCTTTTCCCTCGGATGCAGACCAGCAGTTTTGTCCTCCCCCCCCAGTTTTACTCACCATTTCACTATATGCATCTTTGCTTAGTCTCGGAGTGAGCTTAATGGTTCCCATGAACACGAAAAACAAACCAAGAGCGAATGAGAGGGCCACAATAGTTATTGTCCTTGGTGAGGCCATGTTCGTGTGTGGAGACCCGCCACCGTGCAGCCAGTCGCTTCCCGGTGAACTGAATGAAACTCCGACGTTTTCCCGGTGAAGATGCACAAGGGGGATGGGCTTCTGGATGAGCGACAAAAATGGCGACGTACGGGTCCCAGTCAGTGCCCAGTGATCCAGGGGCGGAGCTAGGGTTTATGGGACAGGAGGTGACTCTGGGAACCCCCTCACTTTCCTCTCACCCCGACACCACCATTACAGCATCTAGGACACACTTCTGTCTACCCATCCGCAACTCAAACACACCCCCACACATTCATGACTGATCAGTTATTGGACATTTCCCTAACTGAAATTATGGGTTTTGGGCACTGCCTTAATTAACCAAACTTTCACCATGTTCAATTTTTGTCTTCGTTTTAGCCTACATGGGAAATACCTAGCCAATTTATATTCCTGCTTGTTCCAGTTTGTCTCAGATAACACAGCAGTTGCTGTATCATATTTTTgacagtttagttttatttgttCTCAACCAAACCCAGCAGATTGAAATGAAAGTAGAAAATCTTAATAAATACACACTGGAGGCACACAAAAGGCATTTTTGCCCATATATCATCACATTCAATCCCTTGTGATTATTGTAATTTAAGATGTAAATTTGCCCATTCACATTTGAActttagtgttttgttttcatggaaAACAACTGGCCTTTTCCTCAAGTTTGGCTTTTATAACAAATAAGAGTAGAGGTGCAAATCCTGTGTAACAAAATCTGCCTATTATATTAGCTGACAGTCAAAAGCATACAAAATAATTAAGCTTATTTGGGTATAAAAACTCAAATAAGCATTTTTAGTTTACTGTGACTTTTTAAAGTTTCAGTATCTCAGAAAGTAGCATAAGGGGTTGCTAAATAATTTGCCCGCTATTATAACCGTAAGTGGTATGAGTGTTGCTCCTGCTATAATGTAAACACATAACATCAAACACATGGCAGTAGTGACAAAAGAGTGTTTATTGTAGTTTTCCATAGATCTGTTCATCACTTTAACAATGCCCACCCTGTACACACACCGTTCATTTCTGGAAAACGTggacatttttcaaataatcataaaaaaacagTCAAGACATTTCAAAAATCATATCTCCCTTTCAATCAAAATAACAAAGTAGTGGTATAGTATATAAACAAAAAACTCTTCTAACAGTTTGGCCAAGTACACAAGTTCATGTTTGACttcttttttgcttgttttttctttttcttttttgtaatttttatttttacataatatATCTCTAATAAAAGGATAGCAGAACATTATCATGTCACACTATGAATAAATATTCAGAGCTGCCCTTCACTACACAGTGGAATTTCCAGTTGTACTCCAAAGGTTCAGGGATCAGGTCTGAGGTGAGAGTGTAAAAAGGAAATTATAAAGGAATAGTAGGCAGaatgtgtctctctgcctttctcccgGTGACTCGCtgagatgtgagtgtgtgaagtgATGCAGTGTGACCATAAACTCTTGCAAGTAGACCACACATCGTCACGTTCAGGTCGCGGGACACAACCAGGCTTCACTCTTTCACTTTCCCTGTTCCTGACGTTCCTTCAGAGCCATGATCGCTTTTCGATACAGATCTATCAGGGTTGGGAAACAGGGTTGTCTTTTAAAACTGGGATTTCATCACAGAGTCCACAGTGCTATCGTACTTGAGTGGGGAATTAAAGAAGTGGATGAGGCTCACCAAAGGTAGCAGACAGGTCAACAGGTTGGGAGTAATCTCTAGGCACCTCCTCCGTATTGATCTTGTTCTTCCT is part of the Centroberyx gerrardi isolate f3 chromosome 16, fCenGer3.hap1.cur.20231027, whole genome shotgun sequence genome and harbors:
- the tmem35 gene encoding nicotinic acetylcholine receptor chaperone, with protein sequence MASPRTITIVALSFALGLFFVFMGTIKLTPRLSKDAYSEMKRAYKSYAKALPGLKKIGISSVLLRKIIGSLEVGCGVVLTLVPGRPKDVANFLLLLVMLAVLFFHQLVGDPLKRYAHALVFGILLTCRLLIARQSEDRPEREESREEQHINDQEKNKVKQS